The region gaatTTGTTAGGATATGGAAGCAACAGAGGAGCAAGTGGACAGGAGGAACTGGTGTTAATGGTGAGAGAGAGGATAAGAGGTGGAGAAAGAGGATCCCAGAAGAGATGAcggaagaagaaagggaggacccagacagaaggaaaaggggagaaggaaaCCCCTGTTCCAGGCCAGGTGCTTGGCCCCAGAGGATTTCCAAGTTTGTCTCTCAACAGCCCTGGAGGCCGGGGCTATTATCCTCATGTTATGGAGGAGGTGACTAAGACTCAGAGAATCCGCCCTGCTAGTGCGCAGGAGGTCTGGGCTCCAACCTCAGTCTTACCCCAATGTTCAGTTCCCTAAGAATGACagaagcgggcggcgcctgtggctcagcgagtagggcgccggccccacatgccgagggtggcgggttcaaacccagccccggtcaaactgcaacaacaaaaaaaaatagccgggcgttgtggcgggcgcctgtagtcccagctgctctggaggctgaggcaagagaatcgcggaagcccaggagttagaggttgctgtgagctgtgtgacgccacggcactctacccgagggcggtacagtgagactctgtctctacaaaaaaaaaaaaaaaaaaaaaaagaataacagaagcTCTGAACGGTCCCCTcatgtcctcctgcctcaggaagCTGGCAGCAGATCACCCGTTCCTGAAGGAGATGCGGGCCCGGGGAGAGAACCTGTACGTGGTGATGGAGGTGGTAGAGACGGTGGAGGAGGTCACTCTTGAGCGGGCTGGCAAGGCAGATGGcagcttctccctccccttctttgccccactggggctacaggtgtggtTCAAACACACGCAcgctcacacatacacatacacacttacaTTAGGGGGCTTCGTTGGTTTTGCACCATCAGTGCCCACACAGGATACTAAAAACACACTCCTTCCCCTTGCTGGCCAGACACGACTCCCTGTCTGGGCAGCAGCACCCAGTGCAGGCAGGTCCCTGTGCCAGTTGCCACGGGGAACTTTTAGGGAATGGGAAACTCCCATCCTTGCTCCCAGAAAGTTCTCAGGCTCATGGAGGAGACACATAGGTTAAAGTCCAGAGAACACAGGTTTGGAAGTAAGTAATGCTCTACAAATCTGTGTCTATGGAGTATAAATACTCAAGGGATGATTTGGGATTTGAAGCCAGATTAGGGGCAAGTCGTAGGAGCCTTCCTGAGCCAGGTAAGCACGGGACAGAGGGCAAAGAGGAAGACGGAGCCAGGGCCTGGATGGAAGCCCTAAGAGGGAATGGCTGATGCACAGGCAAGCGAGAGAGCAGGCCTGCCCAGTTCCCGCTGGTGTCTGAACCAGGAAGAGAGTCACAGATCCTTAGAGAAATGATCAGAGACACCACTGAAGTTCCCAACTTCTCACCTCCCCAAAGGCTCTCAGCCCTGACCCTGCACCTGCCCCCCACACCACTCCCAATGTCTCATACTTCAGATCTCTGGGGAGTCACAGATCCTCGTTGTCTGATCCTAGGGATCCGTAAACCACAAGGAGGCTGTAACCATCCCCAAGGGCTGCGTCCTGGCCTTTAGAGTGAGACAGCTGATGGTCAAAGGCAAAGATGAGTGGGGTGAGTAGAAACAAGATACTCGCATGAAAACTGAAGCATTCTGGTCCCCCCTGTGGCGATGTCAGAGAATGAGCAAACAAGTGTATTATATTGGGTCTGCTGGGAACAGAGTTATAGGGGCTGCTCTGGGCAGAGGTGTGAAGGGGATCTGGGGTTCCTAGCATTTCCCGGGTGTTGGCACAGTGGCTGTTGATGGGAGGGGTACAAAAACGAACACCCACAGCCTTCGTTTTCATTTGTCTGTGGCTAAAGGTGGAAACAGATACAGAGGCTAGTACTAGAATGCAAGGTAGGTAATAGTGTTACCATAGGAGAGAATTTACACAGGAAGAAAAGATTGCTTCCAGCAATGGAGGCACAGCAGGGAATCAGGGGAGGCACTGGGGGCAGGGTCCTCAACCTGGGCAGATCTCTTGGGCTTGAGACAGGGCAGGAAACATGGAGCAGCTGCAAAGCATCCTCCTATCTCCCTCTCTGGCCCCTCACAGACATCCCACACATCTGTAATGACGACATGCAAACCTTCCCTCCCGGAGGTAAGTTAAATTGCTGACTGTCTTCCCACACCTTCTGCCCGACCCTGACATTATCTGCTAAAATCCTAAAAAAACCCCAATTTACGCCATAATCCCCCTACTGCTGTTTCACAAGTCTCAAAGAATGTCCATCCTCAACAGATAGAGACATATAAATActgtcagagagagaaagaaacagaaagatagaGACCAGAAGGCACAATCAGAAGCAGAAATCAGACTTGGAGACAGTGTCTGTCCCCATCTGCGCAGGCGGATGAGCTGACATCATCTCCATGTGTTTTTGTAATGATCCCTGATAAAGCTGCCTTGACAACAGCTTTAGATAAAAAGGCAAAAGTGGGTTCTATGCTGACAGATGTGCATTGTTTTCTGTCTTCAGAAAAGCCAGAAGAGAAGTTCATCCGTAAGTGTTGCCTTTCATTCTACTGCAACTTTCTGGACTCAGAATGTTAAAACTccagtctttttctttccttctctgtggGATTGACAGGGAAGAGGGCAGAGCAGGTCTCAGCTAATAATTGCCTGGGAAACGTGGCAGAAATTCCATTAGCTTGGGGGAAAGCAGTGGAAGGGGAAAGTCTCTGGGCAAGATGTCCAGGTGGCCTGATGCCTCAGACCTTTGTCCTCAAGGGCCTCAGTAGCTGTAACCTGCTACACGCACATCTGTGACTCTGCCGCCCAGCACAGTGAGCCACTGAGTCACAGTGAGGTCAGGACCGAGAGTATCCTTAGGATAGCTGGGATCTCCCAGGAGACAGGACCTATTTCCTCATCCTCCTTCGTGTCTCATCCCCAGGGAATGGCTGTCATTGTGAAGGATTACATTCttacctgtttttgtttttttcttatattctcaGTTATCCAGGCATCTGATGTTGGTAAGGAATTTTGTGAGTTTCTCCCAAGACTTTGTCATGAAGGTGGCAGGAGAGGcattagggtagagggaggggaagggaagggctaAGTCCCAGGGAGTGGAGCCATTTCCAGGGAGCCACTCTCTCCAAAGCAGGCCAGACATTCTTAGGACGCCTGGCCACTAGAAGGCTAGACTAAGGTTCACACTCTCCCTGGCCCACCCATATCCCTGGACGTAGAAGCTCTCTGAAACAACCCTATCCTGGCCTCACTCAGCTGCCAAAGTCATTTTTCTTTGTCAACTAACGAGAAGGAGAAATAGACCTTCTGTCTCAACTTTTAGTTGACATCTTTGAGAACAGGAAGTCAACTATATACTGATATGGAATGAGGTCAGGGAAGGTTAACTGTTGGGATAGAGGATAATATAGGTCCTGGCCGCCTCCTTGACCCAGCCCTCTGGTAAGGACTGGGGATATGTTCATAACCACTTTccttggtaaagaaaaaagaggccAGACCCTACCTGGGGGCAGGGCACTCAGACCTGAACTGTCTGTGAATGAACCTTGCAGGGAGAATGCTTACTGGACAGGGAAAGTGCCAGGTGGAGGGCTGTCTGCCACATTTACTGTCCCCATAGGGGGTGTCCATGAAGGCTTCAAGACACTAAAAGAAGAAGTTCAGAGAGAGACCCATGAAGTGGAAAAGCTGAACCGGGTGGGGCAAAGTTCCTTGCTCAGCTCCCTCACCAGACTtctagggaagaaaaaagagctaCAAGACCTTGAACTTGAGGTGAGGCCTCAGTGGGAGGTTGGGTGATGTGGGAGAAGACAGTGGGGGCAGGGGGGAGCATTACAACTGGTGGTGGCATCTGACAGCAGCAGAGGGTGGCCAGTGGCCAGGACAGTCAGTAGTGGAGACCTTCCTCAAGGCTGGCCAAGTGCCCCCAGATTGCCAGGCCACTGCTTCTCCCTTTGTCCCCTAGAAAAGGACAAACAGTGCAGATTTCCCCAAGGCACATGGTCCCTCTGATGGACAGAGGGCAGACAGCAAGCCAGAAGGACTCTCAGCTGGAAGAGACTACAGCCTTCCCTTTTCAGAATCTGAAACTTAGGGACTAAGGAACCCATACTTTTCAGGACTTGATACCTTgaaaaagaaatggggaaatgAGAGAAAGTTAATGTGTGTCAAGGGATTAATATGCCAGGCACCACGTTGGACGCTTTATCCGTCTTGTCTTCAGTAGTCACCTATCTTTTCCCACAGCTTGAAGGGGCTCTAGACAAGGGACATGAAGTGACACTGGAGGCACTCCCGAAAGATATTCTGCTATCAAAGGAGGTTATGGGTGCCATCCTTTACTTCCTTGGAGCACTAACAGGTAAGGGGGAATAAGCTCTTCATTTATAGACCTTATCAGTGAGAGGAATGAATGACTTGAATGAGTtcccaaataaatgaataaacggATGCATGAATGACAGGCAAAATATACCACAGTGAAGTAATTTGTATTCAcggttttaaaaattgatttcattCCCAAGGATCTACTTGGTCACCTTGGATGGTCTGGGAAGACAGCCTAGTCTTGCTAATAGAGATTGGAAATAGCTTTGGTTTTATCATCCACATATTTAAAACTTCTTCGTaaggtggggcatggtggctcactcctgtaatcccagcactttgggaggccaaggctgcaggatcgcttgaggccaggagtttgaggctacagggAGCTATGTTTGTAccattgcacttcagcctggataacagagtgagatcctgtttctaaaaaaaaaaaaaaagaagaagaagaagaaggtagAAAAGCCAAAAAATATTCTGCATACAGCTCATTTCATCCTATCTATATAGATTAATACACGTTAGCTTTAATTTCAGGGGGTAACATCTTCTGATCTTGTCTTCTATTCTTCCCTCTATCTGAAACATTCCCCCTCTTGGGAAAGCTCTCAGATATAAATTGAAAGTTTGCAACTCTAAGACCAAAGGAGACCCCTCAGCTGCAGCTCCCTTCACACCTGTATTGTAATTAGACATTACTTTATCTTCTCCACAAGACTGCAAGTTCCTTGAGTGAAGGGAGTATAATTTTTACCtaacgaatgaatgaatgctgaTGTTCTGGATGTGCACTATTTGGAGTTTGTAATCCACTCTGTACCACCAACAACACAcatctctttctctgcttttctttttttctgcagagCTAAGTGAAGCCCAGCAGAAACTGCTGGTAAAATCCATAGAGAAGAAAATCCTACCTGTGCAGCTAAAGCTGGTGAGGAAAAAAGGCAGATGCTAGGGAGAGTTGGGGAGTAGTTACAACGAGTAGAGAGATGCAGATATAGTTTTCTGATAGAACATTTTTAGAAGGCCCCTCCTGTCTCTTCCCAGGAGCCCATGCCCACTTCTCTCCATGCAAGAGGTAGAGGCTGAATTTCTGGAATATAGGCTTATCAGCCTGGTCTTGGGAGAGGAGACAGAAAACCCTGGCTTTGCCTATTCCTAGCCAAATAATGTGAGCAAAATGTTTAATGTGTCTGGGTCTGGCTCCAttattcctctgtaaaatggggctaaaaATAAATGTGCTGCTCATTGTATAGATCTGTTAAAAGACCCAGATGGAGTTATAAGGTAAAATAAGGAGCTATAAGATGAATGTAGCCTTCATGTGATTTTAATGAGttaggagagaggaagagaggtttcccattctttcttttcatgctgttttgattcCTTCTAGGTGGAGAACACAATGGAACAGAATTTCCTCCAGGATAAAGAGGGCATTTTCCCCCTGCAACCTGAGCTCCTCTCCTCCCTTGGGGAGGAGGAACTGACCCTCACTGAGGCcctggtggggctgagtggtctGGAAGTGCAGAGATCTGGCCCCCAGTATATGTGGGACCCAGACACCCTCCCTCGCCTCTGTGCCCTTTATGCTGGCCTCTCCCTCCTTCAGCTGCTGACCAAGACTTCCTAACTTGCCCTTTCCATCTTGTGTTCGTGGTTTCCAAATATCTTCCCAACCTCATCATGCTGTGTCCTTAACACCCAATGGTATTTCAGGGCCATCAGTGTGAGAATGACTGAAATTCTAGCAGGTCACCAACTGATAACCAATTTCCACCTGCTCAACTATGtatctctccctgtccctccagCCCCACAACCCACTAAGCCTATCTGCTGAAGCGTAAATCCTCTAGGAGTAGAAGCACTCATACTTTTAAAACTATAAGCCATTTcagcaaaactgaaaaaaacaataatttcctATCCTAATCCCTTCTacttgtacttaaaaaaaaaaacaccaaaaccaaGCTTCATTggaattaatgaaaaatatgtcAATATTATGAAGAGGTGtcttttggtgtttttctttttctttgaagaatttaTCCTTAGGAAATTCCTGATTTTtgccagaaaaagaaattatcataCTACATATAGACCATACTGCATGACTATTACCCTATACTACCCTCAGGCTAGCTGGAAAATGCTCAGAGAACTTTGAAGGTACAGAATGTGGGATCTAGATTCTAAAGTGAGATCATCAAAGAAGAGCATTTGGGGGTCCTCTACCTTTAGATTGTGGGAAAGAGCTAGAGATATGTgttaaaaacccaaaacaaaaataagacagacacctggggctcagtgagtagggtgctggccccatgtactgagagtggtgggttcaaacccggccccaccaaactgcaacaaaaaatagccaggcattgtggcaggcacctgtggtcccagctactcggaaggctgaggcaagagaatcgcctaagcctaagagctggaagttgctgtgagctgtgacagcacagcactctacctctgtctcttaaaaaaaaaaaaaaaaaagacacctttcAGTATTGTTGAATAGATAGTACAGATATGTcttttgaaaaagagagagagagagagagacccaacAATAAGACTGAtccaagacatttaaaaataaattgtgctgggcggcgccagtagctcagtgagtagggcgccggccccatatgccgagggtggcgggttcaaacccagccccggccaaacggcaacaaaaaaatagccgggcattgtggcgggcgcctgtagtcccagctgctcgggaggctgaggcaagagaatcgcgtaagcccaagagttagaggttgctgtgagccgtgtgaggccacggcactctacccgagggcggtacagtgagactctctctacaaaaaaaaataaataaataaattgtgctagcactctgggacaccgaggcaggtggatagcttgagttcaggagttcgagaccagcctgagcaagggtgagacccccatctttactaaaaatagaaaaaactagctggttgttgtggcaggcacctgtagtcccagctacttgagaggctgaggcaagaggatcacttgaatccaggacttcaaggttgctgtgagctaggctgagatcacagcactctacccagggtgacagagtaagagtctatctcaaaaaaacacaaaaacatgatattattgtcttttttacctttttatctaCTGCCCTGAAAACGGGAAGAAGTAGTGTGGGTAGGCTTGGCATGTGGACTTGCTAATAAGTATACTGCAATCTCATTAAACTGCTGGGTTTATATCAACTTCCTCTGCCTAAATCTGGGTCTGCACATCTTTCACCCATCTCTTTTAAAGTAGTTTTATGGGTGGCATAATTTTTCTAAGGCTTTTGGCCCTGGGAGTCAGACTCTATTCAATCTTAGCCACCCCCCTGCCCAAGCTAGTTCTCTCATTCACCAAGAATTCATGACCAACTGCCAAAAGCTTTGTACAaatccatcctccccctccctgggCATCTTCCAAAGCCTCACTACATTGCTCACAGACCTACTAAGTTGTTATCTGCTGActtgaatgtttttttccttgtgaTGTAAACTTAATAGAGAGGTGAGCTAACATCCTAACTATCCAGAAGAGTAACTTCTTTGATTGTTAAAGATAAACAACAAAGcttatctgttttcttccttaccATTCTTGCCCACTTTCAGTTACAGATACGATGTTATGAAGAAGCTCTAGTGAGTTTATTCCAGTGATGATTAAAAAGTCCTGTTATCCATCTCATGGCTGGGGAGGAAGGGTAAGAGGACAGTTCAGGAGCTCCCAAACTGGAGCccatatatttccatttatcaAGTGGGTGTTTAATGGAAGGAACTATTTGCTACAACCACATGAAAAGGAGACAATGAAAGCTATGTAGGATATCATTTATGTAAAAAGGAGGACATGTGGGATATCATATATATACAGAATATATGGTCAAAACACATTCCCTGCCCTCTAGGTCCTCCTAACAGGGCCAGATTGTCTTATATACGGTCCATCAAAGGTATAAAACTCAGGACTTCCATTTATAGGAGATATAAACGTTCCAAGATAGGgagaagagtttttattttgtgtcttaatAAATTGGCTTCACCTACTCTAAAGACTCCGTGGGGGAGTCCTTTGAGATATAAGTGGGCAGGGTTTCCAGTCCAGTTTTCCTTCCCCTTGGGTACACCATCATTCTCTGTCTCCACTTCACAACAGTGTCTGCCTGGACGTACCAAGGCGCCCTCAACTGTCACCACACAATCCAAAAGCAGGTGTCCGGTTATCCACACTGACTCCGTGGTAAACAACATTGTTGGGCCGAGTTCTTCACCTCCCAGGAGCTAGCCCTGGGCGGTACGTAGGGTAGACCCCTATCTTTTATTAAATCCGCGTGATTTCTACAGAAATGCACCCTCCCCTCTATGGGCATTCCCAGGCTCCAGAAATGTTATGCCTTATTTACAGCACTAAGCTAAAATCTGACAAGGAAATCTCGATCCCATGGGATTTTTCCCACGCTCCAGTTCGATTTATTAATTTAAGCCCAACAGCCACTGGCTTCACGTCCCTTTTTCGcagccttctttccttccctcgcGCCGGACGCAGTGGGCGGCGGTTGAGCACCTGAAGCGCGGAAGGCGACCCAGTCCGGGCTTGGGCGCCAAATTCACCCGGCAACTCGTGACGTCATCCATCCCCGCTCTTGGATAGGCCGTACCAACTCCACCTGGGTTGGGGTGCTCTTAAGTTCATTATACACCAGGTTAGAGTCTAAGGGGACCTCTCGTGGACATCCACAGAAATGCACCCCAGAAGGACTCGAAAGAACAAACACACTTAAGTACTCGAAAGTCCCACAAACCCACTCATACAGGCTCCACCCCGCTCCTTCTTTGAAGACCCGCCTCCATCCTGCACCTCGGCTGTTGATTTATCTCCCCTTTGTCGACTCGGCCATCTGCCCGCTCGGCCTGGAGTTTCCCAGAAGGCCCAGCGCTGGGAAGGGGTTTGCAGCTGCTCCGTCATCGTGTGGCCCGACACTAGCCCGCGCTCGTGTGCAGGCCGGACTCGGTTCCTGGTCCCGGGTGCGAGAGTTCACGCGAGGCCCCGGCCTCGGTCCCCGGACTAGGCCGCGACCCCGGGCGCCATGAAGCAGGAGGGCTCGGCGCGGCGCCGCGGTACTGACAAGGGGAAGCCGCCGCCCGGCGGAGGGGAACATGAACCACCAGGGACCCCGGCCCCCCAGGATGTGGAGATGAAAGAGGAGGCGGCAGCAGGTGGCGGGTCCACTGGGGAGGCAGACGGCAAGACGGCGGGGGCAGCGACTGAGCACTCCCAGAGAGAGCTGGACACCGTCACCTTGGAAGGTAGGGCAGCCCGGGCCAGGACGTGCCACGATCATGGGTGACAGCAACCCAGGTGATTCGGTTTCTCCTTGGGACTCCAGCGCagccttctccctgctccctcagtTCCCAAGATGCCTGCCCCCACTACCCTGAtactccccaccccagccccaatGACTGAATCTTTCCAGGGTGGGACCTACTCCTCTCGTATACCCCCAACTTCCCCATCTGGGGTTGTATGTAATCTAGGCCTGGGGACTCAAAATCCCTGCCCTTTCGGAGCCTTCCCCTTGGTCTCCCTTTACATCCCACTCCACTGATGCCAGCACTCCCAGTGTATGACTGATCCCTTTAAAAACCaatatttgtatttatgtttgtgAAGAGGGCAGGATGACACAGAGTACTGGCGCCTGAGTTTTAAGAGTGTACAAAAGATTTCTGTGGTCCTAGCTTCCTTTGGCAAATTCCCTAAAAGAACCATTTGGACCCAGTATCTTGTTTCATAATTTATCTAACTGAAATGCCCAAACGATCCCTTTGCTCTTTTCCTCTTACTCAGGTCCCTACTCCTACTCTGTTTCTAGAGGGCTTAAACACATATGCACTTAAAACTTTTTAGTATCATCTGTTTGAGTTCATAATATTCACCTTTAGATTAAACTCCTATATACCAGTTTCCTGTAGTTATCTTGTTCCTCCAGGTGCGTGTGTTTTACTTTTCTCACTTAGAGCATCCTGACTACATTTGAAGTGGGTAAAGTGAGAGCTTCTCGCTGTGATCCTGGTGCTGTTTTCCTGGTCCCGGAGTGAATGGGACCAGATTACTTACTgggttttaattttacttaactGCATGAGAAACTAGCTCAAAAACATTAAGATAAGCAAAGTTATGCTCCTAGATGGTGCTTTTGAGGATATGATAGTGTTGCCTACCTCAGCTGGTACGGAACAACAGGATCAGTATCTAGTAGAGATCCTCTTGCTTAAGACAATGATAGCTAGTGGCAAAGGTGCCACTCACCATTACCTGCTGGATATATTTATTACAAACACTTCATTTTCTTGTTGTAAAGTAATTCATGTTCATTGTAGAAAGTTTGGAAAGTCTGAGAAGTCAAAGTAACAGGGGAAAAAATCATGGTTAATATTTGTTCCTATGAATGTTTGAACTGCTCTCCTGTAATTGATAGAGTTTGTAGCAAAGCATTCCTAAATACAGATGATTTTGAATTTCGTGTGTTTTCATTTAACATATCCATAAACATAATGGCATTCAATTTATTccagaaacatttattgaatacttaatATAGAAGTTAAGAGTACAGCCCTGGAattagtttcctcatccatatGAATGAGAGTAATAGTACCTACTTTATTGGGTTGTTGTAAACATTAAAATGCTCagaactggctcagtgcccatagctcagttggttaagggcgctggccacacacatcagggctgacaggttcaaacccgacctgggcctgctaaacaatgacgacagcaacaacaacaaaaaaatagccgggtgttgtggcaagcacctgtagtcccagctacttgggagactgaggcaagagaatcgcttaagcccaagagtttgaggttgctgtgagctgtgataccaaggcactctaccaagggcaacatagtgaggttctgtctcaaaaaaaaaaaaaagaaaagggcggcgcctgtggctcagtgagtagggcgccagccccatattccgagggtggcgggttcaaacccagccccggccaaactgcaacaaaaaaatagccgggtgttgtggcgggcacctgtagtcccagctgcttgggaggctgaggcaagagaatagcgtaagcccaagagttagaggttgctgtgagccgtgtgacgccacggcactctactgagggcggtacagtctctacaaaaaaaaaaaaaaagaaaagaaaaatgctcagaACTGTGTCTAGCACATGGTGAACACATAGTAAACCTTCCATAAAGATTAGCTGTTGTTATATCATTAATGTAGCCCAGACACCTTGTGCTAAGTGCCCAATAGACAAAGGTAACCAAGAAACTACCGATTAATTGCATTCCCTTGTTGCTGCACATCTAAACTGTTTCTAGTTTCTTGCTGTTATAAATAGCAGTGCAACTTTGTGCCCAAATTTTTTAATCtacttgtattattattatttctttaatatagaTTCCCAGATTCTATATGCCTGAGTCAAAAAGGGTGACCATTTTAAAGGTTTTTGATAGATAATTGTCCAGAAaaactgtactaatttatattataCCAGCAGAAATGTACTTCTCACTGCATTCtatataatctttttaatatgGCTAAtttggtaatttaaaaatatttccacttgCAGTTATTCAAATACTGCTGAGGTAGACTTTTTGTCTATTagctatttgtcttttttcttctgtgtatgtCTATTCATGTCCACTTTTACTTTGACATTATGGCAATATAGTTTGTCTTAACCATTTATACAACCTTTTCGTAGAATGAAAATATGAATCTTTGATCACATTTGTtgcaagtatttttctttttttaatgcactTGTCCAGAAGTCAAGTTCATCAATCTTTTGTATTGATGTGTGATTTCTCCCCTGTTTACATTTAGAAAGTCTTTCCCTATTTTGAGATTTGATGAATCTCCACATATTTCTTTtggttcttatttattattttcttcctgtcaTCTTCTACTGCATCCCCCATCCCTGCTTTTTTCCTTGCCTCTTAATTATGTCTTAAAACATCAGTGTGTGGGATCTGTAAATAATGCTTAACCCCATTAGGGCAAAAGAGATGACTGGTCGCTTATTGCCCCTTTATAAGAGGCTTCCAAGATCTACTTGCCTACAGTGGCGGGGGAGTAGGAGGAGTGGGAAATatcatttttctctcctctggCCTTCTGCAGACATCAAGGAACATGTGAAACAGCTGGAGAAGGCCGTTACAGGCAAGGAACCAAGATTCGTGCTGCGGGCCCTGCGGATGCTACCTTCCACATCACGCCGCCTGAACCACTATGTTCTGTATAAAGCTGTGCATGGCTTCTTCACCTCAAATAACGCCACTCGAGATTTCTTGCTCCCCTTCTTAGAAGAGGTGAGTGGGTCAGGGTGCAGGCTTGGTCTCAAACACCAAAATATAAGTGTTTCTCATCCTGAAGACCTGTCTTAGCAGTAGCACAAGGGAATGAAGCCAAAGCAGCCCATTTTAATACTCATTTGCCCAGTGACAAGGGAACCATCCTCCTGCCCTGTAGTGTCATTCTTCTAAGTCAGGACATCAGGACCCTCCTAACCAAACTC is a window of Nycticebus coucang isolate mNycCou1 chromosome 18, mNycCou1.pri, whole genome shotgun sequence DNA encoding:
- the GSDMA gene encoding gasdermin-A isoform X1 gives rise to the protein MTMFENVTRALTRQLNPRGDLTPLDSLIDFKRFHPFCLVLRKRKSTLFWGARYLRTDYTLLDVLEPGNSPSDPTDTGSFGFKNMLDARVEGEVDVPRTVKVKGTAGLSQNSTLEVQTLSVAPKALETLQGERKLAADHPFLKEMRARGENLYVVMEVVETVEEVTLERAGKADGSFSLPFFAPLGLQGSVNHKEAVTIPKGCVLAFRVRQLMVKGKDEWDIPHICNDDMQTFPPGEKPEEKFILIQASDVGGVHEGFKTLKEEVQRETHEVEKLNRVGQSSLLSSLTRLLGKKKELQDLELELEGALDKGHEVTLEALPKDILLSKEVMGAILYFLGALTELSEAQQKLLVKSIEKKILPVQLKLVENTMEQNFLQDKEGIFPLQPELLSSLGEEELTLTEALVGLSGLEVQRSGPQYMWDPDTLPRLCALYAGLSLLQLLTKTS
- the GSDMA gene encoding gasdermin-A isoform X2; its protein translation is MTMFENVTRALTRQLNPRGDLTPLDSLIDFKRFHPFCLVLRKRKSTLFWGARYLRTDYTLLDVLEPGNSPSDPTDTGSFGFKNMLDARVEGEVDVPRTVKVKGTAGLSQNSTLEVQTLSVAPKALETLQGERKLAADHPFLKEMRARGENLYVVMEVVETVEEVTLERAGKADGSFSLPFFAPLGLQGSVNHKEAVTIPKGCVLAFRVRQLMVKGKDEWDIPHICNDDMQTFPPGEKPEEKFIRGVHEGFKTLKEEVQRETHEVEKLNRVGQSSLLSSLTRLLGKKKELQDLELELEGALDKGHEVTLEALPKDILLSKEVMGAILYFLGALTELSEAQQKLLVKSIEKKILPVQLKLVENTMEQNFLQDKEGIFPLQPELLSSLGEEELTLTEALVGLSGLEVQRSGPQYMWDPDTLPRLCALYAGLSLLQLLTKTS